From a single Deltaproteobacteria bacterium genomic region:
- the rpsC gene encoding 30S ribosomal protein S3, translated as MGQKTHPKGFRLVLNKDWNSRWFADKEFAQLIQEDKKIRDFLKKRLFEAGIARIEIERAANKAKIIIFTARPGIVIGKKGSQIEILKKDLEKKISREVILDIQEVRKPEVEAQLVAENVASQLERRVAFRRAMKKAVSSARKFGAKGIKIACAGRLGGAEMARTEWYREGRVPLHTLRADIDYGFAEAATTYGLIGIKVIIFKGEKLAEMPV; from the coding sequence TTGGGACAAAAGACACATCCAAAAGGATTCCGGTTGGTTTTAAACAAGGACTGGAATTCCAGGTGGTTTGCTGATAAAGAATTCGCACAGTTGATTCAGGAAGACAAGAAAATCCGTGATTTTCTGAAAAAAAGGTTGTTTGAAGCTGGTATTGCGCGGATTGAGATAGAAAGGGCGGCCAATAAAGCCAAAATTATTATTTTTACGGCTCGGCCCGGGATCGTTATCGGCAAAAAAGGGTCCCAGATTGAAATCCTGAAAAAGGATTTGGAAAAAAAGATCAGCCGTGAGGTCATCCTGGATATCCAGGAGGTCCGTAAACCGGAGGTCGAGGCCCAATTGGTGGCCGAAAATGTGGCTTCCCAGTTGGAGCGTCGGGTGGCCTTCCGGCGGGCCATGAAAAAGGCGGTGAGTTCCGCCAGGAAATTCGGGGCCAAAGGGATTAAGATCGCTTGTGCCGGACGTCTGGGTGGGGCGGAAATGGCCCGGACGGAGTGGTATCGGGAAGGCCGGGTGCCGCTGCACACCCTGCGGGCCGATATCGATTACGGGTTTGCCGAGGCGGCTACAACCTATGGCCTTATCGGAATCAAGGTCATCATCTTTAAAGGGGAAAAATTAGCGGAAATGCCGGTTTAA